The DNA sequence TAGCGGAGGTAGTCGACGCACACCGAGCGACGAAAACTGCCGCCCGTCCGCAATCCCCCGTTGTGGTAGATGAAATAGTCGCGGCCCTTGAACTCGACCACCGCCTGGTGGTTGGTATTGCAGTTGCCCGCAAGCTGCTTGATCACCCCTCGGTACTCCCAAGGCCCTTCCAAGCTCTCGGAGGTGGCGTACGCCGTGCGCTCGGGAAACCCTTTCGAGTAGGTCAAATAGTACAGTCCTCCCTTCCTGTGGATGTAGGGAGCCTCCACGAAATCCGGCAGCTCGATCTGGTGAATCTCTCCGTCCAGCTCCACCATGCTGTCCTTCAGCTTGGCCCAGTAGCAGTTCGTGTTTCCCCAAAACAGATACGCCTGGCCGTCCTCATCGATGTACGCCGCCGGATCGATATCATCCCACAGAATGCGGCGGTCCTCGTAATTCATCGGATTCTCCGTCAAATCGCTCGTCACCAGAGGCTTGCCCAAGGCGTCCTTGAAAGGCCCAGTGGGACTGTCCGACACTGCCACCCCGATGCCAAACTCGCCCCGAGCCTCCTCCCACGCTGTGATGTACCAATAGAACTTCCCATCGCGCTCGATCGCATGGCCAGCCCATGCATGCACGTTCGCCCACTCGAAATCGTCCAACGACAGCGGAGATCCCTCCGCCTTCCAGTCGACCATGTCGTCCGAAGAAAACACCAGCCACTCGTTCATCACGTATCCCGGCTTGTCCACCTCCGCTTCGTCATGTCCCGTGTACAGATAAACCCGGCCATCATGCACCAACGCCGCAGGATCCGCAGTGAAGACATCCGTGATGATGGGGTTGCCGGCATCAGCCGAAACGCTCAGCGACAGGGCAGTCGCGCAAAACAGGGGTACAAGGTTCATACGAAAACGAATGCGCCAATCCCCCCGCAGACCCGCCAGCAAAAGTATCCTCCCGTCCCGGCCTGCCCATGCCGCAGGTCGCCAAAGCGAAGCTCAACCGCCTACGACAGGCCGGACTCGTTCGATCGGCTCCCGGCAAGCCACCTCAACGCGCCTCAGCCGCCGACGCGCTCCACCGAAGCGGAGCCGACCAAGCGGACATCGACCGTAGCCCGCCCCACCGCATCAGGCTAGCCTCCACCCCAGGCATCAAGCGGGCTCACCGTCGAATTCTCCTTCGTTCGCATCACATGCAAGTAGATCTGGGTCGTCTTGATATCCTTGTGCCCCAACAGCTCCTGCACCGTGCGAATGTCCGTTCCATTCTCGAGCAAATGCGTCGCGTAGGAATGACGCAAAACATGCGACGTCACCCGCTTCACGATACCCGATTGGCTCGCCGCGCTCGAAAGCTTGCGTTGATACTGCCGGTCCAGCACGTGATGGCGACGCTTCTCCCCAATGCGAGGATCCGAGCTCAGCGAACGGCTCGGCCAAAGCCAAAACCAAGACCACTCCTTCGCCGCCTGCGAAAACTTTCTCCCCAGCGCCTCCGGCAAATATACGCCCGGCAAGCTCGCCTCTCGATCCCGCTCGTGCACCAGACGCGCCCGCTCCACCTGGATCATCAACTCCTCCCGCATCGACTCAGGCAGCAAAGCCGTTCGATCCTTGTCCCCCTTGCCGCCGATCACCGAAACGCGACAACGATGAAAATCCAGATCCTTGATCCGCAAGCGACACAGCTCCGACACCCGAAGCCCCGCGCCATACTGTAGCCGCGCCATCAAACGATACGGCTCGTTCAGACGCATGAACAGCTCCCTCAGCTCCTCCGCAGTCAAGACGATCGGCAAATTCGATTTCGGGCTCGCCCGCAAATAGTCCGAAAAATCCCCCAGCTCCCGCCTCAACGCTCGCCGATAAAAAAACACGATCGCGTTCAACGCCTGCCGCTGGGTCGAAGCCGCCACCCGCCGCTCCGTCGCCAAATAGTCCAAATACCGCTTAATCTCTGCTTCGCCCAGCTTCCACAGCTCCTCCGTTCGATGATAAGCGGCAAATCCCCGCACCCACTGCAAATAGCTCACCTCAGTGCGATAGCTGTAGTGGCGCCTCCTCAACTCCCGAATAAAAACGTCAAACCACGCCTCGCCCTTAAAAGACTCATGCTCCGCCCTGAAGTCACCCCCCTCAGCCAACTCCTCCGCATCATCCGGCACCTCGCTCGCGTTCCTAAAGAACCAGCGCAACGCATTTAACCAAAGCGTCATCAGATTCCGGTCAGGAAGCTTCTCGCGCCGCGCCGTTTCGAAAAAGGCATTCGCCGCGCCCCGAGTCACCTCGCACCGCGCCCGCTTACAATACCCCAGAAACCACTTGATCGTGATCTGGTAGCTCCTCCTCTCCGCTTCCGGCAGCTCCGAAGCCTGCAAAGTCTCCAACCAAACCGGGAAGCTCACCGGCACCTCCAGATCCCATTTCTCCCGCCTTTTCCCAATGACGCTTTTTCCATTTCCCTCATCCACCAAACCCATCTCCACAAACGGGGGTTCAACCAACTCGTACACGGATTCCATAGAACCCACCCTAACAGTAGAAACGCCTAACTCAAGAATTCTAACCCACTATATTCTAACAGCTTGCCTTCTACACCCAACCAACCCACTCTACGTACCGATCAGCCCCATCCCCCACCCCAAGCCCAAACAACGCAAATCCCCTAAAGAAGCCCCCAAAACGCGTAACACACCACCCCCCACGCAATACCCGTCCTTCAAGACCCCTATATTAATACTGTTAGCTAAAAAATGAAAACCCTACTCAACTTCATCACACTTTCGATTCTTTCGACGTCCTCCCTACTTGCGAATAGCTACCGCATTGAACTTTCTTCGGGCGGTTCACAACTGGCTACAATGGAACTACACATTGAAGATGGGATGGCCACATCTACCGCTGATGGAATCAAAGAAGAGTTCGATCTCGTCAATATGAAGTGGAAACACGAAGAATCGGGCCAGTGGGTTTCCATCAAGCAGTGCACAGAGTGGGCGAATCAATCCAAGGCAAAGTCGATGGCCAGCATGGAAAGCGCCGATGTACCAGAGCAAGTGAGAGATTTCCTGTCTTGGTCGCTTTCTCCTGCTTTCGAAGTGACCAAGGACGGTACAAGTATTTCACTCATCTCCGGTCAGGTTGACTATGCCATAGAGGGGATCGCAAGTGAAAGTAACACCGAGGACTATTATAAATACGCGATCCTGAACTCCTACAAGAAGGCTATGACAGAGAGAAAGCTTCCGCCCTATTCCGAACTAAAGGCAATCGAAGAAATGAAGGGACTTGGATATATCCCTACCTCTATATCGATTGAGATCCCTGGCATTCCTCAAACACCTGGGTTTGAAATGAAAATTGAAGAAATATAAAGCTAACCAGGCAGCCCATACAACTCCGGCCAGCGCTCCGCGCTGACCTACGCGTATGGCTTTGACGTTAGGCAGAACACAAAAATGTACGATTTCATCATGTTCTCATTCCCCATCACATCGCTACTTGTGATCGTCGCGTCTTTCCTACGATGGAAGAAGAACAGAACGAATCGCAATTTTGCGATGTTAGTTGGCATGGGAATGACCATATCGACGTTTATCTACTACCTTCTCGAATTCTACTTTTCCAAAATTGAGCCAGATGAAAACGGAGTTATTCACGTAGAAGTGGATTTATGGGACAAGATCATGCCTCAGCTTTTTCCAATCGGTATCCTAATCTTTGGTACAGCATTTCTAATAGACAGCATCAAAGATAATAAGCCTAACCAGTCAGCCCATACAACTCCAGCCAGCGCTCCGCGCTGACTTCCGCGTATGGCTTTCACGTTGGCCAAAATATGAAAATTTCGATTTTCGCTATCCTACTTTTTGCTGGTTGTTCGAATATGACATCCACTCACCTTCCCTTGAGAAATTCAGCGATTGCGGTGCCGACATCCATACAGAAGCAGTATCACGAGACATACATACGAGGCTACGAACAGTCATGGATAGCTTATCTGAAAACATACGCAGAAGATGTAGATCACGAAACCCAATTCATGGAAGACGTAGCCTCAGGCGATCCTAACTACCTAGACGGTTGGTTCTCTGGTAGAGAGGATTTCGAAAAGACTCTGGAAGAAATGATCCGAATCCATGGAAAAGAAGAGACACAAGAGATACTTAAGAAAGAATTAGAGAAAATTGAGTCCAACCAGTCAGCCCATACAACTCCAGCCAGCGCTCCGCGCTGACTTCCGCGTATGGCTTTCACGTTAGGCAGAAGAATGAAAAAGACATTCATCACAGAGATAGCAGTCTGCGTTGGCATAGTTGCTGCCCTTGAACTCGCCTACTACCTAGCAGTCGACAACGATTTTTCTCTATCTATTTACGTCAAGAGTGTCATTGAGGTTTACGTCGCACCAATCTATCCAGGCTTCTACCTGATCTACCCACCAATAATCCTGATGTTCCTCATTGGGCTCCTTCTGTACCTAGCAAAAACGAAAAGTAGCAAACTGAGGAAGTCAGGAGCATTTCTTTCGGTCCTTGCATGGGTAGGACTTGGATTCACCACGATAATCAAATACTATAAATAAAAAGATGAGGCCTAACCAGGCGCTCGATACAACTCGGGCCAAGCGCCCGAGTTGTGGACGCAGCAAGGACGGATCTTGCCCTACTCTTTCACAACCATCAACCTAGGCCCTCGCGTATCAGCTTCACGTTATGTCTATGAATGAAAACGACAAATTGATGAAACTTGCCTCAGGGGTAGACGATTATCCTATCGCATTCATAATGGACGAAAGAGGTAAGAGTTTCGACTGGAAAGATCGCCTTCCAAAACAGGTGATCTATTGTCCGGAATCAGTATTTCAAAGACTATGTCCCGCTTTTGTGGAAGAACTAGGAGCCGAAGACTACTATGGGACCGTTGAATTGGACAAAGTCCGTTTGAACCGAATCATTGATGAAATAAGTAGAAATCAATCAGATACTGAGGCCACGAATGAACTACTTAGATTCCTAAACTCTGAGACATCCAAGAATTACGAAGAATCAATCTACTATGATGGACCCTAGAATAGAAAATATACATAACCAGTCAGCCCATACAACTCCAGCCAGCGCTCCGCGCTGACTTCCGCGTATGGCTTTCACGTTGGGTAGAAGAAATGAATACAGATCAAATCTCAAAGTTACCCGAAGGTTGGTATGCTGCTACCGAAGAAGAAGCGGAACGCCTCCACCGTGAACTCCAAAAAGAACTGCACTCCGAGCATCTTCTAAAAAACATTCCAGTGAAAGTCGTAGCTCACAGAGATGGAGCCACTGACGACATTCTCTGCCAGCATAAAGAAAAAGAAGAAAGATTCACGGTTATCCATCTAAGCTGGAGCATGAAGGAAGAAGTAAGTAAAGATTTCCCTATGGTAGAAGTAGACGGGAGCTTCGATGATTTCCTAGCTTACGAAGAGAGGTTTTGTAGATGAAAGAATTACCCAACCAGGCAGCCCATACAACTCCGGCCATCGCTCCGCGATGACCTCCGCGTATGGCTTTCACGTTAGTCAGAAGAAAAAATGTATGGATTTTTGAGGTTCTGGAATCGAAGGAGGCGTTTTACTCGAACAGTGCGACCACAACATATTCACGATTCAACTACGGAGACGAAAAACGACTGAACAAAGAGACGAAAGTAATGAGACGTTCCAGAATAATTCCAGCTTCGGTTTTCGACAAAGAAGCGGCCGAGGACCTTCAAGCAGTTGGACGTGGAGGCCGAAGGCCGACGGAAAAATTTTTCTACTGGAACGATATGGAATTCGAAGAGAAAGTGAACCCAACCAATGAGTAGAAAAATTTGGACTAACCAGTCGT is a window from the Pelagicoccus sp. SDUM812003 genome containing:
- a CDS encoding glycoside hydrolase family 43 protein is translated as MNLVPLFCATALSLSVSADAGNPIITDVFTADPAALVHDGRVYLYTGHDEAEVDKPGYVMNEWLVFSSDDMVDWKAEGSPLSLDDFEWANVHAWAGHAIERDGKFYWYITAWEEARGEFGIGVAVSDSPTGPFKDALGKPLVTSDLTENPMNYEDRRILWDDIDPAAYIDEDGQAYLFWGNTNCYWAKLKDSMVELDGEIHQIELPDFVEAPYIHRKGGLYYLTYSKGFPERTAYATSESLEGPWEYRGVIKQLAGNCNTNHQAVVEFKGRDYFIYHNGGLRTGGSFRRSVCVDYLRYGEDGSILPILPTEEGVVSADEPLER
- a CDS encoding integron integrase, translated to MESVYELVEPPFVEMGLVDEGNGKSVIGKRREKWDLEVPVSFPVWLETLQASELPEAERRSYQITIKWFLGYCKRARCEVTRGAANAFFETARREKLPDRNLMTLWLNALRWFFRNASEVPDDAEELAEGGDFRAEHESFKGEAWFDVFIRELRRRHYSYRTEVSYLQWVRGFAAYHRTEELWKLGEAEIKRYLDYLATERRVAASTQRQALNAIVFFYRRALRRELGDFSDYLRASPKSNLPIVLTAEELRELFMRLNEPYRLMARLQYGAGLRVSELCRLRIKDLDFHRCRVSVIGGKGDKDRTALLPESMREELMIQVERARLVHERDREASLPGVYLPEALGRKFSQAAKEWSWFWLWPSRSLSSDPRIGEKRRHHVLDRQYQRKLSSAASQSGIVKRVTSHVLRHSYATHLLENGTDIRTVQELLGHKDIKTTQIYLHVMRTKENSTVSPLDAWGGG